The Gilliamella apicola genome window below encodes:
- the rpsO gene encoding 30S ribosomal protein S15 → MSLTVEAKAKIVADFGRGTNDTGSTEVQVALLTARINDLQGHFSEHKKDHHSRRGLLRMVSSRRKLLDYLRRKDFDRYSQLIQKLGLRR, encoded by the coding sequence ATGTCTCTAACTGTAGAAGCTAAAGCGAAAATCGTTGCCGACTTTGGTCGTGGTACTAACGACACTGGTTCAACTGAAGTTCAAGTTGCACTTTTAACTGCACGTATTAATGACTTACAAGGTCATTTTTCTGAACATAAGAAAGATCACCATAGCCGTCGTGGTTTGTTACGCATGGTATCTAGCCGTCGTAAATTATTAGATTATTTACGTCGTAAAGATTTCGATCGTTATAGCCAATTGATTCAAAAATTAGGTTTACGTCGCTAA
- a CDS encoding LysR family transcriptional regulator translates to MKLQQLRYILEIARSGSINEAAKNLYITQPSLSTAVKELEAEFGIEIFVRTSKGVSLSTDGVEFLGYAKQVLDQAELLEQHYAKKEPSKQLCRISTQHYAFAVNAFVNLIKKNHTDEYEFTLRETRTYDIITDVANLRSEVGILYINDFNQKVILRLLKEHRLTFNPLFEADPHVFISTNHPLADMKSLTLHDLEEYPYLSFEQGEYNSFYFSEEILSTVYHKKSIHVSDRATLFNLLHGLNGYTISTGVLSTDLNGSDILSIPLKVKEKILVGWITSQKVQLSMSAQNYIEALKKLIQEEYGFTLK, encoded by the coding sequence ATGAAATTACAACAATTACGTTATATTTTAGAAATTGCTCGCTCAGGTTCAATAAATGAAGCGGCTAAAAATTTATATATTACTCAACCTAGTTTATCAACTGCCGTAAAAGAGTTAGAGGCTGAATTTGGTATTGAGATTTTTGTTCGAACATCAAAAGGCGTTTCACTTTCAACTGATGGTGTGGAGTTTTTAGGGTATGCTAAACAAGTTTTGGATCAAGCTGAACTGTTAGAACAGCACTATGCTAAAAAAGAGCCTTCTAAACAACTGTGTAGAATTTCAACTCAGCATTATGCGTTTGCGGTAAACGCATTTGTTAATTTAATAAAAAAAAATCATACAGATGAATATGAGTTTACCTTAAGAGAAACTAGGACTTACGATATTATTACTGATGTGGCTAATTTACGTAGTGAAGTCGGCATTTTATATATTAACGATTTCAACCAGAAAGTGATATTGCGTTTATTAAAAGAACATCGGCTAACGTTTAACCCGTTATTTGAAGCGGATCCTCATGTATTTATCAGTACTAATCATCCTTTAGCTGATATGAAATCGCTAACCTTACATGATTTAGAAGAGTATCCTTACTTATCGTTTGAACAAGGTGAGTATAATTCGTTTTATTTTTCGGAAGAGATTTTGAGTACGGTGTACCATAAAAAAAGTATCCATGTTAGCGATAGGGCAACTTTGTTCAATCTACTACATGGTCTGAATGGTTATACTATAAGTACTGGAGTATTGAGCACGGATTTAAATGGCTCTGATATTTTATCTATACCGCTTAAAGTTAAAGAAAAAATCTTAGTAGGGTGGATCACATCACAAAAAGTACAATTGAGTATGTCGGCACAAAATTATATTGAAGCACTTAAAAAGCTTATTCAAGAAGAGTATGGGTTTACCCTTAAATAA
- a CDS encoding TSUP family transporter, with product MSYELLLLLFAIAALAGFIDSIAGGGGLLTVPALLAVGLPPASALATNKLQSCGGSFSASLYFIRQRMVDLNQQKWAIVGAFVGSAIGTVSVMHIQTDFLKLLLPILTISVGLYFLLSPTIGESDRKSRFTVLQFALIPALGIGFYDGFFGPGAGSFYALAYITLAGFNLTKATAHTKILNFTSNLAGLLFFIMGGQVVWSIGLVMLVGQFIGARLGAKMVIAKGRKLIRPMLITVSTIMSIKLIYENFF from the coding sequence ATGAGTTATGAACTACTTTTATTATTATTTGCTATTGCTGCTTTAGCTGGCTTTATTGATTCAATTGCTGGTGGAGGTGGTTTATTAACCGTACCAGCATTATTGGCAGTTGGTTTACCACCAGCTAGTGCATTAGCAACCAACAAATTGCAAAGTTGTGGTGGTTCATTTTCTGCGAGCCTCTATTTTATTCGGCAAAGAATGGTTGATTTAAATCAACAAAAATGGGCAATTGTAGGGGCTTTTGTCGGTTCAGCAATCGGTACGGTTTCGGTAATGCATATCCAGACCGATTTTCTGAAATTATTGCTGCCAATATTAACGATTAGTGTTGGGCTATATTTTTTATTATCACCAACGATTGGCGAAAGTGATCGTAAAAGTCGTTTTACGGTTCTCCAATTTGCTCTAATTCCAGCTTTAGGTATTGGCTTTTATGATGGCTTTTTTGGACCAGGTGCCGGGTCATTTTATGCTTTAGCATATATTACCTTGGCAGGATTTAATCTAACTAAAGCAACTGCTCACACTAAAATTCTCAACTTCACCTCAAATTTAGCTGGATTGCTATTTTTTATTATGGGCGGGCAAGTGGTATGGTCAATTGGTCTTGTCATGCTAGTTGGGCAGTTTATTGGTGCAAGGTTAGGCGCTAAAATGGTCATAGCTAAAGGGCGTAAATTAATAAGACCAATGCTTATTACGGTTTCTACTATTATGAGCATTAAACTGATTTATGAAAATTTCTTTTAA
- the aroC gene encoding chorismate synthase, with protein MAGNSIGKLFKVTTFGESHGIALGCVVDGVPPGLALTESDLQHDLDRRRPGSSRYTTQRREADQVKILSGVFEGVTTGTSIGLLIENTDQRSQDYSQIKDIFRPSHADYTYQHKYGIRDYRGGGRSSARETAMRVAAGAIAKKYLYEKLGITIRGYLAQMGEIKCQLKDWQQVGKNPFFCADESKLDELDQLLRSLKKEGDSIGAKVCIVAENVPVGLGEPVFDRLDAELAHALMSINAVKGVEIGDGFDVINKRGSENRDEITPQGFLSNHAGGILGGISSGQTILASIALKPTPSIEIAGQSINIHGESVEVSTHGRHDPCVGIRAVPIAEAMVAIVLMDHYLRYRAQCNDVNEL; from the coding sequence ATGGCTGGAAACTCAATTGGAAAATTATTCAAAGTTACAACATTTGGAGAGTCACATGGTATTGCTTTAGGTTGTGTTGTTGATGGCGTACCTCCAGGCCTTGCTTTGACTGAATCAGATCTGCAACATGATCTCGATCGTCGTCGTCCTGGTTCATCGCGCTATACCACTCAACGGCGTGAAGCTGACCAAGTAAAAATTTTATCAGGTGTTTTTGAAGGGGTAACAACGGGAACCAGTATTGGTTTATTAATTGAAAATACCGACCAACGTTCGCAAGACTACAGCCAAATTAAAGATATTTTTAGACCGAGTCATGCTGATTACACTTATCAACATAAATATGGGATTCGCGATTACCGAGGTGGAGGACGTTCTTCCGCGCGTGAAACAGCTATGCGAGTTGCAGCAGGTGCAATAGCAAAAAAATATTTGTATGAAAAATTAGGAATTACCATTCGTGGCTATCTAGCTCAAATGGGTGAGATAAAATGTCAATTAAAAGATTGGCAACAAGTTGGAAAAAATCCATTTTTTTGTGCTGATGAAAGTAAACTTGATGAGTTAGATCAATTATTAAGATCATTAAAAAAAGAAGGCGATTCAATTGGGGCCAAAGTTTGTATTGTTGCTGAAAATGTACCTGTTGGTTTAGGTGAGCCTGTCTTTGATAGATTAGATGCCGAACTAGCTCATGCACTTATGAGTATTAATGCCGTAAAAGGTGTAGAAATTGGTGATGGTTTTGATGTTATCAATAAACGTGGCAGTGAAAACCGTGATGAAATAACGCCACAAGGCTTTTTATCTAATCACGCTGGTGGTATTTTGGGTGGAATTAGCTCAGGGCAAACTATTTTAGCCAGTATTGCATTAAAACCGACGCCGAGTATTGAAATTGCTGGTCAATCAATTAATATTCATGGTGAAAGTGTTGAAGTATCAACACATGGTAGGCATGATCCATGCGTCGGTATAAGAGCCGTGCCGATTGCTGAAGCAATGGTTGCTATTGTTTTAATGGATCACTATCTTCGTTATCGTGCTCAGTGTAATGATGTAAATGAATTATGA
- the prmB gene encoding 50S ribosomal protein L3 N(5)-glutamine methyltransferase — protein MENLRTVQDFIRWTSSQLSLSDVFLGHGTDNPIDEAKQLILATLGLSLYIPTEFYAANLTNDEKQELFAIIQKRISDRVPTPYLTNQAWFCGHSFYIDERVLIPRSPIGELIDNHFQSLLSQPPQQILDLCTGSGCIGIACAYAFPEAQIDITDISLEALDVAQQNIDLHEMNFQVTPMQSDLFNDIPEKQYDLIVTNPPYVDNEDMGDLPDEFSYEPKLALEAGFDGLDIVKRILRDAIDYLSPQGVLVCEVGNSWVSLQEQYPQVPFNWLEFERGGLGVFSITREELIQYHHCFK, from the coding sequence ATGGAAAACTTACGCACGGTTCAGGATTTTATACGCTGGACATCATCACAACTTAGTCTATCAGATGTTTTCTTAGGTCACGGAACAGATAATCCTATCGATGAAGCTAAACAACTTATCTTAGCCACTTTGGGGTTATCATTGTATATTCCTACCGAATTTTATGCTGCAAATCTTACTAATGACGAAAAACAAGAGCTTTTCGCTATAATTCAAAAACGGATTAGTGATCGAGTACCAACGCCATATTTAACTAATCAAGCTTGGTTCTGTGGACATAGTTTTTACATTGATGAACGTGTATTGATTCCACGTTCTCCGATTGGAGAATTAATTGATAACCATTTCCAATCTTTATTATCACAGCCACCCCAACAGATTTTAGATCTCTGTACCGGTAGTGGCTGTATCGGTATTGCTTGTGCTTATGCTTTTCCTGAGGCACAAATTGATATTACTGATATTTCATTAGAAGCGTTAGATGTAGCACAACAAAATATTGACTTGCACGAAATGAATTTTCAAGTTACACCAATGCAGTCTGACTTATTCAATGATATTCCAGAAAAACAATATGATCTTATTGTTACCAATCCTCCTTATGTTGATAATGAAGATATGGGCGATTTGCCCGATGAGTTTTCCTATGAACCTAAATTAGCACTTGAAGCAGGATTTGATGGTTTAGACATTGTTAAACGAATTTTAAGAGATGCAATTGATTATTTATCACCACAAGGAGTATTAGTTTGTGAGGTAGGTAATAGCTGGGTTAGCTTACAAGAGCAATATCCTCAAGTTCCTTTTAATTGGTTAGAATTTGAACGTGGCGGTCTAGGTGTTTTTTCTATCACGCGTGAAGAATTAATTCAATATCATCACTGTTTTAAATAA
- the prc gene encoding carboxy terminal-processing peptidase, whose translation MNKLLKGTIKLSLALCIVSLTVQAKQPDAESLPVLKQDDVHQVVAKRLTNFFTQAHYRNFALDGAFSAKIFDRYFKMLDGSKAIFIQNDVDTFRNRQDSLGQELFSGNLKTAYDIYNLAMHKRYERYKYALKVLQSPMDFSTNDEIDFDREDISWPTTEKELDAYWDKRVKYDELSLSLSGKDENQIRETLTKRYKRVLKTIEQSNNEDAFQVFMNAFAREIDPHTSYLAPRKKRDFNSEMSLSFEGIGATLSQQDDYTVIMSFVTGGPAEKSKSIAVGDKIIGVGQSNSPIEDVIGWRLDDIVDKIRGPKGTVVKLEILPAGNNSKPKVIELTRDKIHFEDREAKLNIVDNPRGKVGIIDIPSFYMGLTDKVESLLLEANNAKLQGLVIDLRNNGGGSLAEVISLTGLFIDYGPVVQVRDNLQKVIVYDDKNKGIEYTGPIVVMVNRYSASASEIFAAALQDYGRAVIVGETTYGKGTVQTSRDIAYPTDARLHPNWPELGGVQYTVQKFYRINGGSTQLKGVEPDIEMSKTKYDDETGERFLDNAMPWDKIPSSEYLTLANIKPILPYLKSEHLARISNNPEFVYIDQDIKELNDKKDRRYIVSLNKKNREAEQKIYEDRDLKRTNERLAREGKPPISKLEDLPKDYKQPDAYLNESVEILLDLVTKYPDIEVKKSIQQIISLDSPIKK comes from the coding sequence ATGAATAAATTACTCAAAGGCACCATTAAATTAAGCCTTGCATTATGTATTGTAAGTCTGACTGTCCAGGCCAAACAGCCTGACGCTGAATCATTACCAGTACTTAAACAAGATGATGTTCATCAAGTCGTTGCTAAGCGATTAACGAATTTTTTTACTCAAGCACACTATCGTAACTTTGCATTAGATGGTGCATTTTCAGCTAAAATTTTTGATCGCTATTTTAAAATGCTAGATGGTAGTAAAGCGATATTTATTCAAAATGATGTCGATACTTTCCGTAATCGACAAGATTCATTAGGTCAAGAATTATTCAGTGGTAATTTAAAAACTGCTTACGATATTTATAATCTTGCAATGCATAAACGTTATGAACGTTATAAGTATGCACTTAAAGTTTTACAATCTCCAATGGATTTTTCTACTAACGATGAAATTGATTTTGATCGTGAAGATATATCTTGGCCAACTACTGAAAAAGAGCTCGACGCTTATTGGGATAAGCGCGTTAAATATGATGAGCTTAGCTTATCCTTATCTGGTAAAGATGAAAATCAAATTCGAGAAACGTTAACTAAACGTTATAAACGAGTTCTAAAAACCATTGAACAATCAAATAATGAAGATGCTTTTCAAGTGTTTATGAATGCATTTGCGCGAGAAATTGATCCTCATACCAGTTATTTAGCGCCACGTAAAAAACGTGATTTTAATTCTGAAATGAGTTTATCTTTTGAAGGTATCGGTGCAACACTTAGCCAACAAGATGATTATACAGTAATCATGTCTTTTGTTACTGGCGGTCCGGCTGAGAAAAGTAAATCGATTGCCGTAGGGGATAAAATTATTGGTGTTGGGCAAAGTAATTCCCCAATAGAAGACGTAATCGGTTGGCGTTTAGATGATATTGTTGACAAAATCCGTGGTCCTAAAGGAACTGTGGTTAAACTCGAAATATTGCCTGCGGGTAATAATAGCAAGCCTAAAGTTATTGAGCTTACCCGAGATAAAATTCACTTTGAAGATCGTGAAGCAAAATTAAATATTGTTGATAACCCACGAGGAAAAGTTGGTATTATTGATATTCCAAGTTTTTATATGGGATTAACCGATAAAGTTGAATCACTCTTATTAGAAGCTAATAACGCTAAGTTACAAGGTCTTGTCATCGATTTACGCAATAATGGCGGTGGTTCTTTAGCTGAAGTTATCTCTTTGACAGGACTTTTTATTGACTATGGGCCAGTGGTTCAAGTTCGCGATAATCTTCAAAAAGTTATTGTTTATGATGATAAAAATAAAGGCATTGAATATACAGGCCCGATTGTTGTAATGGTTAATCGTTACAGTGCTTCAGCTTCTGAGATATTTGCTGCCGCATTGCAAGATTATGGTCGAGCTGTAATCGTTGGTGAAACAACTTATGGTAAAGGGACAGTACAAACTTCTCGAGATATTGCTTATCCAACAGATGCTAGACTTCATCCTAATTGGCCGGAGCTTGGTGGTGTTCAGTATACCGTGCAAAAATTTTATCGTATCAATGGTGGTAGTACACAACTTAAAGGTGTCGAGCCTGATATTGAAATGAGTAAAACTAAATACGACGATGAAACAGGTGAGCGTTTCTTAGATAACGCTATGCCATGGGATAAAATTCCATCATCTGAATATTTAACTCTGGCTAACATAAAACCAATATTGCCTTATTTGAAATCAGAACATTTAGCACGAATTTCAAATAACCCAGAGTTTGTTTATATTGATCAAGATATTAAAGAGCTTAATGATAAAAAAGATCGTCGATATATTGTGTCTCTCAATAAAAAGAATCGTGAGGCAGAACAAAAAATTTATGAAGATCGTGATTTAAAAAGAACGAATGAACGTTTAGCTCGAGAAGGTAAACCACCTATTTCTAAATTAGAAGATTTACCTAAAGATTATAAGCAACCTGATGCTTATCTAAATGAATCAGTTGAAATATTGTTGGATTTGGTAACTAAATATCCGGATATTGAAGTTAAAAAATCAATTCAACAAATTATTTCACTTGATTCACCAATTAAAAAATAG
- the proQ gene encoding RNA chaperone ProQ: MESQFQLTNSKDIIAYLAQQFPNCFTLEGEAKPLKIGIFQDILSRLDDEALSKTKLRVALRAYTMSWRYLYSIKEGAHRIDLDGNQDELISKEQMEYAQQQLKESKQKAKERLKERTQKEKRKNIRPPMKKAKTLKVGDYVKVLLGNKPLRVQIINIEKEHIKVNVGSGMELTVKPEHIITK; encoded by the coding sequence ATGGAAAGTCAGTTTCAATTAACAAATAGTAAAGATATTATTGCATATTTAGCTCAACAATTTCCAAATTGTTTTACTCTTGAAGGTGAAGCAAAACCCTTAAAAATCGGAATTTTTCAAGATATTCTTTCTCGCTTGGATGATGAGGCACTAAGTAAAACAAAACTTCGTGTTGCCTTACGTGCTTATACTATGAGTTGGCGTTATTTATACAGCATTAAAGAGGGCGCTCATCGCATCGATTTAGATGGAAATCAAGATGAGCTTATAAGCAAAGAGCAAATGGAATATGCCCAACAACAGTTAAAAGAAAGTAAGCAGAAAGCAAAAGAGCGTTTAAAAGAACGGACACAAAAAGAAAAGCGTAAAAATATACGCCCACCTATGAAAAAAGCTAAAACTTTAAAAGTGGGTGATTATGTTAAAGTATTATTAGGCAATAAACCGTTAAGAGTACAAATCATTAATATTGAAAAAGAGCATATCAAAGTAAATGTTGGCTCTGGAATGGAATTAACTGTTAAACCTGAGCATATTATTACCAAATAG
- a CDS encoding DNA-binding protein: MKEWFSSKELLSIAGMPSTIQGVNRKARSENWIARKKTGVRGKALEYHINSLPLSVKKALYLEEESATYVVSPIDPLQLWMTAFEQLSVDEKSIVISWLMRNGIKDFISFINKHKKDS, from the coding sequence ATGAAAGAATGGTTCTCATCAAAAGAGCTATTAAGTATTGCCGGGATGCCATCAACGATACAAGGTGTTAATCGTAAAGCAAGATCTGAAAATTGGATTGCACGCAAAAAAACAGGTGTTCGAGGAAAGGCTTTAGAATATCATATAAACAGCTTACCTCTTAGTGTCAAAAAAGCACTATATCTTGAAGAAGAAAGTGCTACTTATGTTGTTTCACCAATTGACCCATTGCAATTATGGATGACAGCATTTGAACAGTTATCTGTTGATGAAAAATCAATTGTTATATCATGGTTGATGCGAAACGGTATTAAAGATTTTATAAGTTTTATTAATAAACATAAAAAAGATAGTTAG